The nucleotide sequence TTGATAGACCTGAGACTGGATTTAATTGCGCGAGGATATTTAACCCATCGGCATCCAAAATCAGGGGGCAATCACTGTCGAGAACTTGCCGAACAACAGCTTCTGCAAACATCGTTAATCCCGGCCCACAGGCAATGGCATCAAAGGAACTCAAGTCCATCCCTTGGGGGAGTCCGGCAATTGCCCCTTCTGGAGTTTCTGGACAGGGAATCACAATCGCATCTGGGGCCTGCTGTAAAACTAACTCCTGCCACCGCGCTGGAACCGCTACCGACAACATCCCAATTCCAGTAGATTTTGCCGCAAGAGTCGCTAAAACAATACTGCCACCATAGGTTTTGGAGCCACCCACGAGGAGCAAATGTCCCTGTTGATATTTATGGGTAGCGGGGGGACGTTCTAAGGGAAGATGACTGGCGATGGCCTGGGGGGTGAGGCATTGGAGTTTTGGCACTCGACCTAGAATTGCTTCAATGGCCACAATGGGTAAGCCAAAATCTAGGAGTTCCAACTCCCCACACCAGGCCAAGGCATGATCCTGCATCAAGCCCAACTTCCACAGGCCCAAACAAAGGGTATGACTAGCCCGAATGGCCCCGCCCAAAATCTCCCCCGAATCCGTATGCAGGCCACTGGGCAGATCAATACTGACCACAGGGCGATTCCAGATGTTCACCGCTTGGACAGTGCTGAGGGCTATATCGGTGAGGGGCCGATCCAGGCCAAAGCCAAATAAACCATCGACAAGCCAATCTGAGTCCCGCAACTCCGCAATATTATTAGCAAAGGGAATCCCCAAACTGGTAGCAAAATAGGCATGATCTCCCGTCAGTTCTTTGCGGCGCGTAAAGGGATGAAACACCGTCACCTGATACCCCTGCTGTTGTAATTCGCGCGCGACCACTAGGGCATCACCACCGTTATGGCCTGGGCCAACTAATACCCCAACTCGAGGAAACAACTGCCGGGGAAATAACCCTTGCATCCGTTGACTCAGGAGCAGGCCAACTTTTTCCATCAACGCCGCCACAGGCATCCCACAGCCAAAAAGCCAAGCCTCGATCTGCTGCATCTGACTGGCGGTGGCAACATAGGCGAGAATTTCTGACCGGGGCGAGGACAAGAACATAGGATTTCACCGCTTGCAAACTAGAAAGGCATAGCTCATGGGCATTATCCCTAAGTTTTTTACGTCTAGGGAACAACTTGTCTAACCAGAGGGGAGGCTTTTATGACCTTGGGCTGCCAGGGGGCAGGAGCAAAACCAGTGCCACGGACAAAGTCGGAATCACAGCAGATTCTCAATAAAATTAGGCTTGACTTGCTCCTAGAATTGTCTTGATGCTATGTCTATCTCAATACTGAAGCTGATTTGGAAAAATGTTAGGGTAAATGCGGCATCTGGAAATAGGGGGGACAAATGGGGTGCATCAGCATAGGGTTCAAGTCTGCCGAGAAGTCTAATCGTTACTAATCCGCGCCTACCTTTGGCTTGTGTATGACAACTCAACAGTCAACATTCAGCCAAAACGTCTTGGGTAATCATTCCAGCTTGACCGTGATTCCGTGAAAAGTCCCGAAGAACAAATTCGCCACCTCTTGGTGATTCAAGATAAAAATGGCCGCCGAACCATTCCCCTTGAGGCGGGAACTTACTCCATTGGTCGTCACCCCAGCAATACCATCGTTGTTAATTCCCGGATGGTCTCTCGGCAGCACGCCGTTTTATTACGAGTTTCTGATCCGCAAACGGGTAATTTTTTCTTTCGCTTACTGGATGGAGATCTCCAGGGCAAGCGGAGTGCCAATGGCCTGAAGGTGAACGGCAAGACCTGTCACTCCCATATTTTGAAGCATCGAGATTTAATTATCTTTGGGGGAGATGTCCGCGCCCGCTATCATGCCATTTCTAACCTTTCGGATACTGGGTTTTCCCGCTATACCCAAGAGGCCCAGTTTGCGAGTATGCCCGTGAGTGTCCGGGATAGCTTACCCTATCAACCCTCTTCCCTGGATGTTGCCCAGGCCAAAATGCTCAGTGATGCGGCCATCTTACGTCTTTCCTCCTTTCCTGAATTAAGCCCCAACCCCATCCTGGAATTGGATCAAACCGGGCAAATTACCTATCTCAATCCGGCGGCCATTCGGGAGTTTAAGGACATCCAGGCCAATGATTCCCAACACCCCCTGCTGATGGATCTGCTTTTACCAACGGAATCCCAGGCCCAACCCCTCCGCATCCGGGAAGTCCAACTGGGTCATTCCCATTACGAACAAGTCATTCAACCCCTCCCTGAAGCCAACTTAGTCCGTTGCTACATTACCAACATCACGGAGCGTAAACTGGCCCAACGAGCCCTCCAAGAAAGTGAAGAACGCTATGCCATTGCGGCCCAAGGTGCCAATGATGGTCTTTGGGATTGGGATTTACGGACTAACGAAATCTACTTTTCAGATCGCTGGAAACAGATGCTTGGCCTGGCTAATGTTGAGACTTCTCCAAGCCCAGAGACATGGCTTGAGGCGATTTATCCCGAGGATCGAACCCATGTCCAAATTGAAATTGAACAGCATTTATCTGGCGTGACCCCCCATTTAGAGTGCGAGTTTCGAGTTTTACACCCGGATGGAGGCCTGCGTTGGATGCGCGTCCGGGGCCTGGGCCTACGAGATGAGCGTCAGCAACCCTATCGGATGGCCGGCTCCCTCACCGATATTACCGAGTATCGCCTGATCCAAGAGCAAATTCTCCATGATGCCCTTCACGATGCCATGACCGGGCTACCCAATCGCATCTTGATGATGGATCGACTCGGCCAG is from Synechococcus sp. PCC 6312 and encodes:
- a CDS encoding bifunctional ADP-dependent NAD(P)H-hydrate dehydratase/NAD(P)H-hydrate epimerase; the protein is MFLSSPRSEILAYVATASQMQQIEAWLFGCGMPVAALMEKVGLLLSQRMQGLFPRQLFPRVGVLVGPGHNGGDALVVARELQQQGYQVTVFHPFTRRKELTGDHAYFATSLGIPFANNIAELRDSDWLVDGLFGFGLDRPLTDIALSTVQAVNIWNRPVVSIDLPSGLHTDSGEILGGAIRASHTLCLGLWKLGLMQDHALAWCGELELLDFGLPIVAIEAILGRVPKLQCLTPQAIASHLPLERPPATHKYQQGHLLLVGGSKTYGGSIVLATLAAKSTGIGMLSVAVPARWQELVLQQAPDAIVIPCPETPEGAIAGLPQGMDLSSFDAIACGPGLTMFAEAVVRQVLDSDCPLILDADGLNILAQLNPVSGLSTRKAPTILTPHPGEFRRLFPGLVVVKANSEGSPEKTTYPPAEAAPNLNRSVITPQAARQTGAIVLLKGARTVVATPDGRAWINGESTPGLARGGSGDVLTGLIGGLLGQIPPVEATLTAMGWHAQAGRLAAKHRSVLGVDARSLGDFLIPALMNLQGLRNLRAGNDQG